Proteins encoded by one window of Chryseobacterium foetidum:
- a CDS encoding ROK family protein — protein MSVVDLSKQVALGIDIGGTNTKFGLVNHRGQILTKGSLSTDQYSTPEEFVDALYEQIQPLIEEYCEAGIEGIGVGAPNANYYRGTIELAPNLPWKGVIQFADLMTEKFGKPCKMTNDANAAALGEMMYGAARGMRDFIMITLGTGVGSGIVSGGHLIYGSDGFAGELGHTIVKPGGRKHWSTGSEGSLESYASATGIAITAKKMRAEFPDSMLNQYPEESINSKTVHECALKEDPVAIEVFRYTGQKLGEALANFVMFSSPQAILLFGGVIKAGDFILKPAKLHMERNLLPIFRNKVRLVFSELDEADAAILGASALVWEK, from the coding sequence ATGTCAGTAGTAGATTTGTCAAAACAGGTTGCATTAGGTATCGATATCGGTGGAACCAATACTAAATTTGGTCTTGTAAATCACAGAGGTCAGATTTTAACCAAAGGTTCCCTGTCAACCGACCAATACAGCACACCTGAAGAGTTTGTGGATGCGCTTTACGAGCAGATTCAACCCTTGATTGAAGAATATTGTGAGGCCGGAATTGAAGGTATCGGTGTAGGCGCTCCCAACGCAAATTACTACAGAGGAACTATCGAGCTTGCTCCCAATCTTCCATGGAAAGGCGTGATTCAGTTTGCAGACTTGATGACCGAAAAATTTGGTAAGCCCTGCAAAATGACCAACGATGCCAACGCAGCAGCGCTTGGTGAAATGATGTACGGTGCCGCAAGAGGCATGAGAGATTTCATCATGATTACCCTTGGAACCGGTGTAGGAAGCGGAATTGTTTCCGGAGGACATCTGATTTACGGCAGCGATGGTTTTGCCGGAGAATTGGGCCACACCATTGTAAAACCAGGCGGCAGAAAACACTGGAGCACAGGCTCCGAAGGCAGTCTTGAATCCTACGCATCAGCTACCGGAATTGCCATCACAGCCAAGAAAATGCGTGCTGAATTCCCTGATTCCATGTTGAATCAATATCCTGAAGAATCAATTAACTCTAAAACGGTTCACGAATGTGCCTTGAAAGAAGATCCTGTTGCGATAGAAGTTTTCAGATATACAGGTCAGAAACTGGGTGAGGCGTTGGCGAACTTCGTAATGTTCTCTTCCCCGCAGGCCATTCTTTTGTTTGGTGGAGTCATCAAAGCAGGAGATTTCATTTTAAAACCTGCCAAACTTCACATGGAAAGAAACCTTCTTCCTATTTTCAGAAATAAGGTGAGATTGGTTTTCTCTGAACTGGATGAAGCTGATGCTGCTATTTTAGGCGCAAGTGCATTGGTTTGGGAGAAATAA